The following proteins are encoded in a genomic region of Silene latifolia isolate original U9 population unplaced genomic scaffold, ASM4854445v1 scaffold_79, whole genome shotgun sequence:
- the LOC141640392 gene encoding chloroplast sensor kinase, chloroplastic-like gives MLLISSLPSHNSLTNPSLINHYIKHPNHSPKSHSFAYPPKLSSSSLSTSTAAAATLRCVNDPVLDEQGDGEWVPSAAAVAAAIRKVSSSPIEFTHKIEKDPKSQGLVLPTPDFHRLCLDQLALFQRIVHPHALLSVYVRPAGSYVMDRLELRRVTLYPSGDGSDIIILVGNFNMPAGLRGAEAALSKKQAEAVPECGAIVLPMVKHPFVVGFLVAELPDMELGRGSDDSSDARSPQESYALPPSFKLKSPEIPSCSGSPLKYFNLSSDQRLNAINISCSLAMAYVMDQKAMLLQQTSWQNNIRMSNLVEQIRGPLSSLRTLSQMLSVQLKRNEIAHDIVEDIIVQSDRMRDTLQQLQDAVYMTKANIMRFNEESLKKMGGTNYTQPELRIYKLPNEPSNDTSVNKKEGFGNTFSSLAIKDLEMPMPPLALAPLLLHSTRPCNVSDVLVDLVGAAQPLAQKQRRNVELSEFSKVLQVAVEEAALRQALGNLIEGALLRTRVGGNVQIVSVGAPAGGALVVIDDDGPDMHYMTQMHSLTPFGVELSSEQMMEDNMTWNFVAGLTVAREILESYGCVLRVISPRNNDAALGSGGTRIEVWLPSSTPYNHTSVAEEA, from the exons atgctgTTAATCTCATCACTACCATCACACAACTCCCTCACTAATCCATCCTTAATTAACCACTACATTAAACACCCAAATCACTCCCCAAAATCCCACTCTTTTGCTTACCCACctaaactttcttcttcttctttatccACTTCAACTGCTGCTGCTGCAACTCTCCGCTGCGTAAACGACCCCGTTTTGGATGAACAAGGTGACGGAGAGTGGGTCCCATCCGCGGCGGCTGTTGCTGCCGCCATACGCAAAGTATCATCTTCACCAATTGAGTTTACCCACAAAATTGAAAAAGACCCTAAATCTCAGGGTTTGGTTCTTCCAACCCCTGATTTTCACCGTCTTTGTCTTGATCAATTGGCTCTTTTTCAACGTATTGTTCATCCTCACGCCCTTCTTTCG GTATATGTCAGGCCTGCTGGTAGTTATGTGATGGATCGTTTAGAGCTAAGGCGTGTCACTCTTTATCCATCAGGGGATGGGTCTGATATTATTATATTGGTTGGAAATTTTAATATGCCAGCAGGGTTACGTGGTGCCGAGGCTGCACTTTCCAAGAAGCAG GCAGAGGCAGTACCCGAGTGCGGAGCTATTGTTTTACCGATGGTCAAACATCCCTTCGTAGTTGGATTTTTGGTTGCAGAGCTGCCTGATATGGAGCTGGGGAGGGGATCTGACGATTCTTCGGACGCACGGTCCCCACAGGAGAGCTATGCACTACCTCCCAGTTTTAAATTGAAGTCACCAGAAATTCCATCATGCAGTGGAAGTCCCTTGAAATACTTTAACCTCTCTTCTGACCAGAGACTAAATGCGATAAACATTTCTTGTTCCCTTGCTATGGCTTATGTGATGGATCAG AAAGCGATGTTGCTTCAGCAGACCTCCTGGCAAAATAATATTCGGATGAGTAATCTAGTGGAACAG ATACGAGGCCCTTTGTCTAGCCTACGAACTCTCTCCCAAATGTTATCAGTCCAATTAAAAAGAAACGAG ATTGCCCATGATATAGTTGAAGACATTATTGTCCAAAGTGATCGTATGCGAGATACGCTGCAACAGCTGCAGGATGCTGTTTATATGACAAAG GCCAACATAATGCGGTTTAATGAAGAATCGTTGAAGAAAATGGGTGGTACAAATTATACTCAACCTGAGCTTCGGATATACAAGTTACCGAATGAGCCGTCTAATGATACAAGTGTTAATAAGAAAGAAGGGTTTGGAAACACTTTTTCGAGCTTGGCAATCAAGGATTTGGAGATGCCTATGCCACCACTGGCCCTTGCACCTTTGCTACTACACAGCACCAG ACCGTGCAATGTTTCTGATGTGCTAGTAGACTTGGTTGGAGCTGCACAGCCTCTTGCTCAAAAGCAAAGACGGAATGTGGAATTAAGTGAATTCTCGAAGGTCCTACAAGTTGCTGTTGAAGAAGCGGCTCTTCGTCAGGCCCTTGGTAATCTAATTGAGGGGGCACTTTTGCGTACACGTGTTGGCGGAAATGTTCAAATTGTCTCGGTTGGAGCACCTGCTGGAGGAGCTCTTGTTGTGATTGATGATGATGGTCCTGATATGCACTACATG ACACAAATGCATTCTCTGACACCTTTTGGGGTAGAACTTTCTTCAGAGCAAATGATGGAAGACAACATGACATGGAACTTTGTTGCCGGCCTGACAGTTGCCAGGGAGATACTTGAAAGCTATGGCTGCGTTCTTCGTGTCATCTCTCCTCGAAACAATGATGCTGCTCTTGGATCTGGTGGGACCCGAATTGAGGTTTGGCTCCCTTCATCGACTCCTTATAATCACACGAGCGTGGCTGAAGAGGCTTGA
- the LOC141640393 gene encoding uncharacterized protein LOC141640393 → MGNLGRKTKKIKEYCSLPVSFVGCSSTMGRKPSETLRFSTTTLVGVIFGFLVGVSISIFYVSKINPPNYIPETLLPTVNNQQFEDVLGQNQTLTNSSKTWISSNPRGAERLPPGIVASESDFFLRRLWGEPSQDVPKKPKYLVTFTVGYDQRKNIEASIKKFSDEFTILLFHYDGRTSEWEEFEWSKRAIHVSARKQTKWWFAKRFLHPDIVAAYEYIFIWDEDLGVENFDAEKYLQLVKKHGLEISQPGLEFNTGLTWQMTRRRDGIEVHKETEEKPGWCKDPHLPPCAAFVEIMAPVFSREAWRCVWHMIQNDLVHGWGLDLALQKCVEPAYEKIGVVDAQWIVHKRVPSLGNQGDGGESAPWRGVRIRCLKEWKMFQDRLNQAEKAHEKKLLEAHQSP, encoded by the exons ATGGGAAATCTTGGCCGtaaaaccaaaaaaattaaagAATATTGTTCCTTACCTGTGAGCTTTGTTGGGTGCAGCAGCACAATGGGAAGAAAACCGAGTGAGACTTTGCGGTTTTCTACCACTACTCTAGTTGGAGTCATTTTTGGTTTTTTGGTTGGGGTTTCTATTTCAATCTTCTATGTATCCAAG ATAAATCCACCAAACTACATTCCTGAAACCTTGTTGCCGACTGTTAATAACCAGCAGTTTGAAGATGTCCTCGGACAAAATCAGACATTGACTAACTCATCAAAG ACTTGGATCAGTTCAAATCCTAGAGGAGCAGAGAGGCTGCCGCCAGGTATAGTAGCTTCTGAGTCCGACTTCTTTCTCCGTCGACTATGGGGTGAACCAAGTCAG gaCGTGCCTAAAAAACCAAAGTATCTTGTAACCTTCACAGTAGGCTATGATCAGAGGAAAAATATTGAGGCATCAATTAAAAAG TTTTCCGATGAATTCACTATTCTACTTTTCCACTACGACGGGAGGACAAGTGAATGGGAAGAGTTTGAGTGGTCAAAACGAGCTATCCATGTTAGTGCTAGGAAACAAACAAAATG GTGGTTTGCCAAGCGTTTTCTACATCCCGACATAGTTGCAGCATATGAGTACATTTTTATCTGGGATGAAGACTTGGGAGTGGAGAATTTCGATGCTGAAAA ATATCTTCAACTGGTGAAGAAGCATGGCTTGGAGATTTCTCAGCCCGGCTTGGAGTTTAACACAGGATTGACGTGGCAGATGACAAGAAGAAGAGATGGCATTGAAGTACACAA AGAGACAGAGGAGAAACCAGGATGGTGCAAAGATCCTCATCTACCACCATGTGCAGC ATTTGTTGAGATTATGGCTCCTGTGTTTTCTCGAGAGGCATGGCGTTGTGTCTGGCATATGATTCAG AATGATTTGGTTCACGGATGGGGTCTAGACTTAGCCCTCCAAAAATGTGTAGAG CCTGCTTATGAGAAGATAGGAGTAGTTGATGCTCAGTGGATTGTTCATAAGCGCGTTCCCTCTCTCGGAAACCAG GGCGATGGCGGTGAAAGCGCTCCATGGAGAGGG GTGCGTATTCGATGCCTGAAAGAATGGAAGATGTTTCAGGATCGGCTAAACCAAGCCGAGAAGGCTCATGAAAAAAAGC
- the LOC141640384 gene encoding uncharacterized protein LOC141640384 — protein sequence MEKRQQEEVNSTVTFGITPKIATHYEGRSSACGSDLSGLTYSAAKRRATETKGDRPITSCIISHSDLPAIAFDEGDIRDEREHHDALIITLSMANCTVRKVLVDTGSSVNLIMLKTIENMEFSEKVLQKKTILLVGFSGETNNSLGEIVIPTYVGGVNKQVRYLVIDGPSTYNVILGRPWLHLMKAVPSTDHQCIKFPTPWGVETIRGDQEKARHCYKKALKCTAIPPA from the exons ATGGAGAAAAGACAGCAAGAAGAAGTGAATTCCACCGTAACATTTGGCATAACGCCAAAGATTGCTACACACTACGAAGGGAGATCAAGTGCCT gcggctcggATCTGAGTGGGttgacatattcagcagccaaaAGGCGTGCTACTGAGACTAAGGGAGATAGGCCGATAACTTCCTGCATAATTTCTCATAGTGATCTACCTGCTATtgcctttgatgaaggagatatacgtgacgaacgagaacatcatgaTGCACTCATTATCACTCTGTCAATGGCTAACTGCACAGTCAGGAAAGTCTTGGTAGATACTGGTAGCTCGGTCAACTTGATCATgttgaaaaccatagaaaacatggagTTCAGTGAGAAAGTTTTGCAGAAGAAAACCATCCTattagtaggattcagtggagagacAAACAACTCATTGGGCGAGATAGTGATCCCAACCTACGTGGGTGGAGTCAACAAACAGGTCAGGTACTTAGTCATAGATGGACCATCCACCTACAACGTCATtctgggaagaccatggttgcacctgATGAAAGCAGTGCCCTCAACAGATCAtcaatgcataaaattccccacaccatggggagtagaaacaatacGAGGAGACCAGGAGAAAGCTAGACATTGCTATAAGAAAGCACTGAAGTGCACTGCCATCCCTCCAGCAtaa